One genomic region from Frateuria soli encodes:
- a CDS encoding DUF3667 domain-containing protein, producing MNELIEAGKLHCANCGTPLEGEFCHHCGQSVHSVLKPVHHMLEDGMDMFLHVDGRIFHTVPPLFTRPGFLTLEYFGGRRQRYVAPFRLMFVLCLLAFFAFHLAVDWGVEQAESNMIQAQLVTRADAFADDDTASEVRNDLRERLRGLATARHALPAGMTGALETNERTLRRLANERLAALGAAPLPADFGATVAARPATTGAEGATAEDNERPKVDVSWLPGFANQRLTHLVGNVLTNVHDAFDQASTRDKRRAARARMITGVFSLLPQAMVVMIPVFALLLKLFYVFKRRLYMEHLIVALHSHAFLFLSLLLFGLVTLLAGWLEPHAAWASAGLGYAGSALLLWMPVYLLIMQKRIYHQGWPMTLLKYWCIGWCYFWLLLAVVAVVMLLGAGH from the coding sequence GTGAACGAGCTGATCGAAGCCGGCAAACTGCACTGCGCCAACTGCGGCACGCCGCTGGAGGGCGAGTTCTGCCACCACTGCGGCCAGTCCGTGCACAGCGTGCTCAAGCCGGTGCACCACATGCTCGAAGACGGCATGGACATGTTCCTGCACGTGGACGGGCGCATCTTCCACACCGTGCCGCCGCTGTTCACGCGGCCGGGCTTCCTCACGCTGGAGTACTTCGGCGGGCGCCGGCAGCGTTACGTGGCGCCGTTCCGACTGATGTTCGTGCTGTGCCTGCTGGCGTTCTTCGCCTTTCACCTGGCGGTCGACTGGGGCGTGGAGCAGGCGGAATCCAACATGATCCAGGCGCAGCTGGTGACCAGGGCCGACGCGTTCGCCGACGATGACACCGCGAGCGAGGTGCGCAACGACCTGAGGGAGCGCCTGCGCGGACTGGCCACCGCCCGCCACGCCCTGCCCGCCGGCATGACCGGCGCGCTGGAAACCAACGAGCGCACCCTGCGCCGGCTCGCCAACGAGCGACTCGCCGCCCTGGGCGCCGCGCCGCTGCCCGCGGACTTCGGCGCCACCGTTGCGGCCAGGCCCGCCACGACCGGGGCGGAAGGCGCCACGGCCGAGGATAATGAGCGCCCGAAGGTCGACGTATCCTGGTTGCCGGGTTTCGCCAACCAGCGGCTGACCCACCTGGTCGGAAACGTGCTGACGAATGTCCACGATGCCTTCGACCAGGCATCGACGCGGGACAAGCGCCGGGCAGCGCGCGCCCGGATGATCACCGGCGTGTTCAGCCTGCTGCCGCAGGCCATGGTGGTGATGATCCCGGTCTTCGCGCTGCTGCTGAAGCTGTTCTACGTGTTCAAGCGCCGGCTGTACATGGAACATCTGATCGTGGCGCTGCACAGCCACGCCTTCCTGTTCCTTTCCCTGCTGCTGTTCGGCCTGGTCACCCTGCTTGCGGGCTGGCTGGAGCCGCATGCGGCCTGGGCAAGCGCCGGCCTGGGCTATGCCGGCAGCGCCCTGCTGCTGTGGATGCCGGTCTACCTGCTGATCATGCAGAAGCGCATCTACCACCAGGGCTGGCCGATGACCCTGCTCAAGTACTGGTGCATCGGCTGGTGCTATTTCTGGCTGCTGCTGGCGGTAGTGGCCGTCGTGATGCTGCTGGGGGCCGGGCACTGA
- a CDS encoding primosomal protein N' — protein sequence MPTVVRVALPVPLARLFDYLPPAGGVAVGSRVLVPFGRKKLVGVVVANGVEAAVAGARLKAVSSVLDDGPLLDAELMQTLAWAADYWLAAPGEAYANALPLALREPRPLPETTEPCYALTVAGQSARDAGSRRGSSRALLDLLAAAPLGAAELDLALPGWRPAAKRLLEAGLIEQRAPESAPPTPAPAPPPSAEQEAAVAAVSGAFGRFQPFLLDGVTGSGKTEVYLALIAQALAAGRQALLLVPEIGLAPQTVRRLRERLGVPVEVIHSNLAEGERARAWLRARNGEARVVLGTRSAVFTPLPQAGLIVVDEEHDGAYKQQEGFRYHARDLALVRGRALGVPVLLGSATPSLETLANVEAGRYRALHLRARPGAARPPQVQIVDMRAQRLDHGLSPALLAAVAEAVARGEQALVFRNRRGYAPVLLCHACGWHAECPRCEHPMTLHAQRRTLACHHCDRHAAVPPACPACGSHELKPQGQGTERLEEALVARFPGVPVLRIDRETTRRRDAFEHLLDGLQDDAPAILVGTQMLAKGHDLPNLTLVAIVGVDEGLHSVDFRAGERLAQLVVQVAGRAGRARKPGRVLLQTHHPDHPLLRGLLAQGYAAAARELLAERREALLPPCSHQALLRVEAHLRADVDTFLAAAHAALPDDPALRIAGPMPAPMPLRAGRHRGQLLVEADTRGPLHAALRPWQHALAALPPARKVRWSIDVDPIDLY from the coding sequence ATGCCCACCGTCGTCCGCGTCGCCCTGCCGGTTCCACTGGCCCGCCTGTTCGACTACCTGCCGCCCGCCGGTGGCGTGGCGGTCGGCAGCCGGGTGCTGGTGCCGTTCGGACGCAAGAAGCTGGTCGGCGTGGTGGTGGCGAACGGGGTCGAAGCGGCCGTGGCCGGCGCGCGGCTCAAGGCGGTGTCGTCCGTGCTGGACGACGGGCCCCTGCTCGATGCCGAGCTGATGCAGACCCTGGCGTGGGCGGCCGACTACTGGCTGGCGGCGCCGGGCGAGGCCTACGCCAACGCGCTGCCGCTGGCCCTGCGCGAACCGCGGCCACTGCCGGAAACCACCGAACCCTGTTACGCGCTGACCGTCGCCGGGCAGAGTGCGCGCGACGCAGGCAGCCGGCGCGGATCCAGCCGGGCGCTGCTCGATCTGCTCGCCGCCGCGCCGCTCGGGGCCGCCGAACTGGACCTCGCCCTGCCCGGCTGGCGTCCGGCCGCGAAGCGCCTGCTGGAAGCGGGGCTGATCGAACAGCGCGCGCCCGAATCCGCGCCACCGACGCCCGCGCCTGCGCCACCGCCGAGTGCCGAGCAGGAGGCCGCGGTGGCGGCCGTCTCCGGCGCCTTCGGCCGCTTCCAGCCGTTCCTGCTCGATGGCGTCACCGGCAGTGGCAAGACCGAGGTCTACCTGGCGCTGATCGCGCAGGCGCTGGCCGCCGGTCGGCAGGCGCTGCTGCTGGTGCCGGAGATCGGCCTGGCGCCGCAGACCGTGCGCCGGCTGCGCGAGCGCCTGGGCGTACCGGTGGAAGTCATCCATTCGAACCTGGCCGAGGGCGAACGCGCGCGCGCCTGGCTGCGCGCGCGCAATGGCGAGGCGCGCGTCGTGCTGGGCACCCGCTCGGCGGTGTTCACGCCGCTGCCGCAGGCCGGCCTGATCGTGGTCGACGAGGAGCACGACGGCGCCTACAAGCAGCAGGAGGGTTTCCGCTACCACGCGCGCGACCTGGCGCTGGTGCGTGGCCGGGCGCTGGGCGTCCCGGTGCTGCTGGGGTCGGCCACGCCTTCGCTGGAGACGCTCGCCAACGTGGAGGCTGGCCGTTACCGTGCGCTGCACCTGCGCGCACGGCCCGGCGCGGCACGCCCGCCGCAGGTGCAGATCGTGGACATGCGCGCGCAGCGGCTGGACCACGGCCTGTCGCCCGCGTTGCTGGCGGCGGTGGCCGAGGCGGTCGCGCGTGGCGAACAGGCGCTGGTGTTCCGCAACCGCCGCGGCTACGCGCCGGTGTTGCTGTGCCACGCCTGCGGCTGGCATGCCGAATGCCCCCGCTGCGAGCACCCGATGACCCTGCACGCGCAGCGCCGGACGCTGGCGTGCCACCACTGCGACCGGCATGCGGCGGTGCCGCCGGCCTGCCCGGCCTGCGGCAGCCATGAACTCAAGCCCCAGGGCCAGGGCACCGAGCGGCTGGAAGAGGCCCTTGTCGCGCGCTTCCCGGGCGTGCCGGTGCTGCGCATCGACCGCGAGACCACGCGCCGCCGCGATGCGTTCGAACACTTGCTCGATGGCCTTCAGGACGATGCCCCGGCCATCCTGGTCGGCACGCAGATGCTGGCCAAGGGGCACGACCTGCCCAATCTCACGCTGGTCGCCATCGTCGGCGTGGACGAGGGGCTGCACAGCGTCGATTTCCGCGCGGGCGAACGGCTGGCGCAACTGGTGGTGCAGGTGGCCGGGCGCGCCGGGCGCGCGCGCAAGCCCGGCCGGGTCCTGCTGCAGACCCATCATCCGGACCACCCGCTGCTGCGCGGCCTGCTCGCCCAGGGTTACGCCGCGGCCGCACGCGAGCTGCTGGCCGAACGTCGCGAGGCGTTGCTGCCGCCCTGCAGCCACCAGGCACTGCTGCGCGTCGAAGCACACCTGCGTGCGGACGTGGACACCTTTCTCGCCGCGGCACATGCCGCGCTGCCGGACGATCCCGCACTGCGCATCGCGGGCCCCATGCCCGCGCCGATGCCGTTGCGCGCCGGCCGCCATCGCGGGCAATTGCTGGTCGAGGCCGATACCCGCGGGCCGCTGCACGCCGCGCTCCGCCCCTGGCAGCACGCACTGGCCGCGCTGCCGCCGGCGCGCAAGGTGCGCTGGTCGATCGACGTCGATCCGATCGACCTTTACTGA
- a CDS encoding MATE family efflux transporter → MKTIDRARVVHEVGATVRLALPLVLAQLAAVGTNVVDALLSGHFSAHVLGAVAVGTSVWSLAIVSGIGVMMAVPPSVAQLDGANRRSEVGAVFRQALWLAVVLGLLLWFGVRHAAPLVNLIGVTPSLRHDVDEFLQAISWGAPALACYFTLRGLSEGLSLTRPSMMFSLGGLAILAPLGYVFMFGKLGLPPQGARGCGIATALVLWLEMLGFLVYVLCHRHYRGLALFERFEWPHWRRIGALLHIGLPMAVTLLAEAGLFVATALLIGTMGEDVVASHQVAINVASVFFMIPLGVAMAITVRVGNAVGRNDPRGVRYAGFCGIGLALVTQLLSAGLMLGLPHAIASLYTGNATVIALAAQLLVLAGLFQFSDGIQVASNGALRGLKDTRVPMAITLFAYWGVGMPVGWWLAFRHGLGARGMWMGLIAGLSVAAVLLFARFWRSAWGHRWREAPPEDIMTVRSQAVTLNDHL, encoded by the coding sequence ATGAAGACCATCGACCGCGCGCGCGTCGTGCACGAGGTCGGCGCCACTGTGCGCCTGGCCCTGCCGCTGGTGCTTGCGCAACTGGCGGCGGTCGGTACCAACGTCGTCGATGCGTTGCTTTCCGGGCATTTCAGCGCGCACGTGCTCGGCGCGGTGGCGGTGGGCACCAGCGTGTGGTCGCTGGCGATCGTCAGTGGCATCGGCGTGATGATGGCGGTGCCGCCCTCGGTGGCACAGCTCGATGGCGCCAACCGGCGTTCGGAGGTGGGCGCCGTGTTCCGCCAGGCCTTGTGGCTGGCGGTGGTCCTCGGGCTGCTGCTGTGGTTCGGCGTGCGCCATGCCGCCCCGCTGGTCAACCTGATCGGCGTGACGCCCAGCCTGCGCCACGACGTCGACGAGTTCCTGCAGGCGATCAGTTGGGGTGCGCCGGCGCTGGCCTGCTATTTCACCTTGCGCGGGCTGTCCGAGGGCCTCTCGCTGACGCGCCCGTCGATGATGTTCAGCCTGGGCGGCCTGGCCATCCTGGCGCCGCTGGGCTACGTGTTCATGTTCGGCAAGCTGGGCCTGCCGCCGCAGGGCGCGCGCGGCTGCGGCATTGCCACGGCGCTGGTGCTGTGGCTGGAGATGCTGGGTTTCCTCGTCTATGTGTTGTGCCATCGCCATTACCGCGGACTCGCGCTGTTCGAGCGCTTCGAGTGGCCGCACTGGCGGCGGATCGGCGCGTTGCTGCACATAGGCCTGCCCATGGCGGTGACGCTGCTGGCCGAGGCCGGGCTGTTCGTGGCCACGGCGCTGCTGATCGGCACGATGGGCGAGGATGTGGTGGCCAGCCACCAGGTGGCGATCAACGTCGCCTCGGTGTTCTTCATGATTCCGCTGGGCGTGGCCATGGCGATCACCGTCCGGGTGGGCAACGCGGTCGGCCGGAACGATCCGCGCGGCGTGCGCTATGCCGGGTTCTGCGGCATCGGACTGGCGCTGGTGACCCAGTTGCTCTCCGCCGGGCTGATGCTGGGCCTGCCGCACGCGATCGCCTCGCTCTACACCGGCAATGCCACGGTGATCGCGCTGGCCGCGCAATTGCTGGTGCTGGCCGGCCTGTTCCAGTTTTCCGACGGCATCCAGGTGGCCTCCAACGGCGCGCTCAGGGGCCTGAAGGACACCCGCGTTCCGATGGCGATCACCCTGTTCGCCTACTGGGGCGTGGGCATGCCGGTGGGCTGGTGGCTGGCGTTCCGCCACGGCCTGGGCGCGCGCGGCATGTGGATGGGGCTGATCGCCGGCCTGAGCGTGGCGGCAGTGCTGCTGTTCGCGCGCTTCTGGCGCAGCGCCTGGGGGCACCGCTGGCGGGAGGCCCCGCCGGAAGACATCATGACGGTGCGTTCGCAAGCGGTTACGCTCAACGATCATCTCTAG